Proteins from a single region of Sandaracinaceae bacterium:
- the ruvX gene encoding Holliday junction resolvase RuvX — MGRFLGVDPGAARIGLALSDEDARVALPCATVKRAKDDVQAARQVREVLATREDADGDGVVDALEGVVVGLPLRLDGTEGEAVRRVRRFADALGDVLAVPVHFVDERLSTVAVERTLRTLNVPKAEQRRVVDEAAAAILLQAFLDARGQETWPEADSEEVAAADEQPSAEAAARGARARSKGARRARKQR, encoded by the coding sequence ATGGGCCGCTTCCTCGGCGTGGACCCTGGCGCTGCGCGGATCGGGCTCGCGTTGTCCGACGAAGATGCCCGCGTGGCGTTGCCCTGCGCGACCGTGAAGCGCGCGAAGGACGACGTGCAGGCCGCGCGGCAGGTGCGCGAGGTGCTCGCGACGCGTGAGGATGCGGACGGAGACGGCGTCGTCGATGCGCTGGAGGGGGTCGTCGTGGGGCTCCCGCTGCGGCTGGATGGCACCGAGGGTGAGGCGGTGCGTCGGGTCCGGCGCTTCGCGGACGCGCTGGGCGACGTGCTCGCGGTCCCCGTGCACTTCGTGGACGAGCGCTTGTCGACGGTGGCGGTCGAGCGCACGCTGCGGACCCTCAACGTGCCCAAGGCCGAGCAACGGCGCGTGGTGGACGAGGCGGCTGCGGCGATCTTGCTGCAAGCGTTCCTCGACGCTAGAGGACAGGAGACGTGGCCGGAAGCGGACAGCGAAGAGGTGGCGGCGGCCGACGAACAGCCCAGCGCCGAAGCAGCAGCTCGCGGCGCCCGCGCTCGCAGCAAGGGCGCACGAAGGGCACGCAAGCAGCGTTGA